The following are from one region of the Plodia interpunctella isolate USDA-ARS_2022_Savannah chromosome 23, ilPloInte3.2, whole genome shotgun sequence genome:
- the LOC128680103 gene encoding dual serine/threonine and tyrosine protein kinase-like isoform X1, protein MAGGGAWSRRVAARTRTLRGLVRDTQRALHDVCDILNFDPEVPVTVQDIGSICNRPTAIVVLGTSAAARARLLNCLLGRQLLPDPAPRGCRWLKIQYGSSTQVHLTLGNSEFELVEELECNKRSWDTLPLRDLLRQDHNDLSTMLEVELNNTFLKDGLRIIVPPDIEVDSGVTSYLTLKQTHLDLYNKREMILRNFNPVYLYALDRIGRNIFSDNIGDSMVTSRSEEDFWNSFSLYSTPRVSEVNEVKKEVIVDKVVKESDNGEPAVFAGENCLDLHQIKEINPHSQLLFILFSDSTDLSHKEVEKTNEATESAEDMYRAEDLPESDQDLMEPVLSYMLNKHVYRRTQESPINSKKSTANRRLREEQIGFMNELLDQWELMCSPPPKHHVKSQWIIANDVEILRTVDLKPLAPYLSTAIQHAGETLGKGKADSAIHTRSAFLSTTVKFAAECSQSSLLECSTQLSEVHVKLLQQFILASFDLARELQVVPKKIQYVATQEQQLFETINNKFSEGDKKQELVAIMQEVLQEMQTEVNNMDWSVDDLPCHQDRRFMVSNSIFYSTRSSPPPPPAPPAPPAPSSREPTSDGEEALSYDSYNFDDYEIINERDESLSMSYLKSNSEDASVVISQAGRIRVENEETFSLSHAVSWANATVCTNAGNVSVKEASLDVQQTVLSKLSRKISLKLVNFVDCLRETYFGTLQRCLESLELSCRQELGGRPASEAMRQLLFVARQVQLQPTGSFSLLRSLLDSLRRLIHRLRLAGEESETACCALSPVWRRRVALHTLHSLTPTRLARIISAQILEKLTVAHEKYQSALIALEAALEGRLHHTEAVKLAIRKKYAPAFARLCLESTSMCDLLMYGTPELGREIGRGQYGVVYSVRGGWAGHSPVAVKSVLPADDRHYHELAMEFFYTRSIPAHPRIVRLLGSVVQRAGGGACAGVLLVCARRERDLHAAVRAGLARARRLRVATDIVEGIRYLHSLGLVHRDIKMKNVLLDHDDRAALSDLGFCAAEALISGSVVGTPVHMAPELLRGEYDAAVDVYAFGVLFWYLCAGNVKLPDAFEMFVNKEQLWSGVKRGVRPERLPHFTDECWDIMTSCWASEPSQRALLGDIQPRLERILQQALTEDQGKANTNTEVREYDSEDSLNMTGIDGDLD, encoded by the exons ATGGCGGGCGGGGGCGCGTGGTCGCGTCGCGTGGCGGCGCGCACGCGCACGCTCCGTGGCCTCGTGCGCGACACACAACGCGCGTTGCACGATGTATGCGACATACTCAACTTTG ACCCAGAAGTCCCAGTGACGGTGCAAGACATCGGCAGCATATGCAACAGGCCCACAGCTATAGTAGTGCTGGGCACCAGTGCTGCAGCGAGAGCCAGGCTTCTGAACTGTTTGCTCGGACGACAGCTGCTGCCCGACCCGGCTCCTAGGGGGTGCAGATGG CTAAAAATCCAGTACGGCAGCAGTACACAGGTGCACTTAACTCTTGGCAACTCCGAGTTTGAGCTGGTAGAGGAGCTGGAGTGCAATAAGAGATCATGGGATACTCTGCCTTTGCGg GACCTTCTACGCCAGGATCATAACGACCTGTCAACCATGTTGGAGGTGGAGCTAAACAATACATTCCTCAAAGATGGTCTCCGTATCATCGTACCACCAGACATCGAAGTCGACTCTGGTGTAACCAGCTACCTAACGTTGAAGCAAACTCATTTAGACTTATACAACAAACGTGAAATGATTCTAAGGAATTTTAACCCTGTGTATTTGTACGCGTTAGACAGAATTGGTAGGAACATTTTTAGTGACAATATTGGTGACAGTATGGTGACGTCGAGGAGTgaagaggatttttggaattCGTTCAGTTTGTATAGTACACCTCGAGTTAGTGAAGTGAATGAAGTTAAAAAGGAAGTGATAGTCGATAAAGTTGTGAAGGAAAGTGATAATGGCGAGCCCGCGGTGTTCGCTGGGGAG AATTGCCTCGACCTTCACCAAATTAAAGAGATCAACCCTCACAGTCAGCTCCTCTTCATTCTCTTCTCTGACAGTACGGACCTCTCGCACAAGGAGGTGGAGAAGACTAACGAAGCTACAGAGTCGGCTGAGGATATGTACAGAGCTGAGGATCTGCCCGAATCTGATCAGGACCTTATGGAGCCTGTTTTGAG TTACATGTTAAACAAACATGTTTACAGACGGACACAAGAATCTCCTATTAATAGTAAGAAATCTACTGCCAATAGAAGACTGAGAGAAGAACAAATAGGTTTTATGAATGAGCTGCTCGATCAATGGGAGTTGATGT GTAGTCCACCCCCGAAACACCACGTTAAAAGTCAATGGATCATAGCAAATGACGTAGAAATCCTACGTACAGTCGACCTCAAACCTTTGGCACCATATCTTAGCACCGCCATACAACATGCGGGCGAAACTTTGGGGAAGGGGAAAGCGGATAGCGCAATACATACGAGATCAGCGTTTCTGAGTACTACCGTTAAATTTGCAGCCGAGTGTTCGCAAAGTAGCCTGTTGGAGTGCAGCACGCAACTCAGTGAG GTTCACGTGAAGCTACTACAGCAGTTCATTCTGGCCTCATTTGATTTAGCTAGAGAGCTGCAGGTTGTGCCCAAGAAAATACAGTATGTTGCCACTCAGGAACAACAATTATTTGAA ACGATTAACAACAAATTCAGCGAGGGCGACAAGAAACAGGAACTGGTTGCTATAATGCAGGAGGTGCTTCAGGAAATGCAGACGGAAGTCAACAATATGGACTGGAGTGTCGATG ACCTGCCGTGCCACCAAGACCGCCGCTTCATGGTCTCCAACTCTATCTTCTACTCCACGCGCTCGTCCCCTCCCCCTCCCCCTGCCCCTCCCGCTCCCCCGGCACCCTCCTCCCGCGAGCCCACATCCGATGGAGAGGAAGCCTTGTCGTATGACAGCTATAACTTTGATGATTACGAGATTATCAATGAAAGAGATGAGAGTTTGAGCATGAGTTATTTGAAG tcAAATTCGGAAGACGCATCAGTAGTGATATCTCAAGCTGGTCGCATTCGAGTAGAAAACGAGGAGacattctctctctctcacgcGGTCAGCTGGGCCAACGCCACAGTTTGCACTAACGCCGGGAACGTGTCTGTTAAGGAGGCCTCTTTGGATGTTCAGCAGACTG TGCTTTCAAAGCTCAGCCGTAAAATCAGTCTAAAACTAGTCAATTTCGTGGATTGTCTTCGAGAAACTTATTTTGGGACCTTGCAGAg GTGTCTAGAATCTCTAGAGCTGTCGTGCAGACAGGAGTTGGGCGGGCGGCCGGCGAGCGAGGCCATGCGGCAGCTGCTGTTCGTGGCGCGGCAGGTGCAGCTGCAGCCCACTGGCTCCTTCTCGTTGCTCAGATCTCTGCTGGACTCCCTGAGGAGATTAATACACAG ACTACGTCTCGCTGGAGAAGAATCAGAAACAGCGTGCTGCGCTCTGAGCCCTGTATGGAGAAGAAGAGTAGCCCTTCACACACTGCACTCTTTGACGCCGACTCGATTGGCCAGGATTATATCTGCGCAG ATACTGGAAAAACTAACGGTAGCCCatgaaaaatatcaatcaGCGCTGATCGCGCTCGAAGCCGCTTTGGAGGGACGGTTACATCACACAGAAGCTGTCAAACTTGCCATCAGAAAGAA ATACGCGCCAGCGTTTGCTCGCTTATGTCTAGAAAGCACCTCAATGTGTGATCTCCTTATGTACGGAACACCAGAACTTGGTAGAGAAATAG GTCGAGGACAATACGGCGTAGTATACTCTGTTCGCGGAGGCTGGGCGGGCCACAGTCCGGTCGCAGTCAAGTCTGTTCTGCCGGCCGATGATAGACATTACCACGAGTTGGCTATGGAGTTCTTTTACACTAG GAGTATCCCGGCGCACCCGCGCATAGTGCGGCTGCTGGGGTCGGTGGTGCAgcgcgcgggcggcggcgcgtgCGCGGGCGTGCTGCTCGTGTGCGCGCGCCGCGAGCGCGACCTGCACGCGGCCGTGCGCGCCGGGctcgcgcgcgcgcgccgcctcCGCGTCGCCACGGATATCGTTGAAG GTATCCGCTACCTGCACTCGCTGGGGCTTGTGCACCGCGACATCAAGATGAAGAACGTACTCCTCGACCACGACGACCGCGCCGCACTATCCGACTTGG GGTTCTGTGCGGCGGAGGCGCTGATCTCGGGGTCGGTGGTGGGCACGCCGGTGCACATGGCGCCGGAGCTGCTGCGCGGGGAGTACGACGCTGCCGTCGACGTCTACGCGTTCGGGGTGCTGTTCTG GTACTTGTGTGCTGGGAACGTCAAATTACCAGACGCTTTTGAAATGTTCGTGAACAAGGAGCAACTCTGGAGTGGAGTGAAGCGAG
- the LOC128680103 gene encoding dual serine/threonine and tyrosine protein kinase-like isoform X3 — protein MAGGGAWSRRVAARTRTLRGLVRDTQRALHDVCDILNFDPEVPVTVQDIGSICNRPTAIVVLGTSAAARARLLNCLLGRQLLPDPAPRGCRWLKIQYGSSTQVHLTLGNSEFELVEELECNKRSWDTLPLRDLLRQDHNDLSTMLEVELNNTFLKDGLRIIVPPDIEVDSGVTSYLTLKQTHLDLYNKREMILRNFNPVYLYALDRIGRNIFSDNIGDSMVTSRSEEDFWNSFSLYSTPRVSEVNEVKKEVIVDKVVKESDNGEPAVFAGENCLDLHQIKEINPHSQLLFILFSDSTDLSHKEVEKTNEATESAEDMYRAEDLPESDQDLMEPVLSYMLNKHVYRRTQESPINSKKSTANRRLREEQIGFMNELLDQWELMCSPPPKHHVKSQWIIANDVEILRTVDLKPLAPYLSTAIQHAGETLGKGKADSAIHTRSAFLSTTVKFAAECSQSSLLECSTQLSEVHVKLLQQFILASFDLARELQVVPKKIQYVATQEQQLFETINNKFSEGDKKQELVAIMQEVLQEMQTEVNNMDWSVDDLPCHQDRRFMVSNSIFYSTRSSPPPPPAPPAPPAPSSREPTSDGEEALSYDSYNFDDYEIINERDESLSMSYLKSNSEDASVVISQAGRIRVENEETFSLSHAVSWANATVCTNAGNVSVKEASLDVQQTVLSKLSRKISLKLVNFVDCLRETYFGTLQRCLESLELSCRQELGGRPASEAMRQLLFVARQVQLQPTGSFSLLRSLLDSLRRLIHRLRLAGEESETACCALSPVWRRRVALHTLHSLTPTRLARIISAQILEKLTVAHEKYQSALIALEAALEGRLHHTEAVKLAIRKKYAPAFARLCLESTSMCDLLMYGTPELGREIGRGQYGVVYSVRGGWAGHSPVAVKSVLPADDRHYHELAMEFFYTRSIPAHPRIVRLLGSVVQRAGGGACAGVLLVCARRERDLHAAVRAGLARARRLRVATDIVEGIRYLHSLGLVHRDIKMKNVLLDHDDRAALSDLGFCAAEALISGSVVGTPVHMAPELLRGEYDAAVDVYAFGVLFWYLCAGNVKLPDAFEMFVNKEQLWSGVKRGVRPERLPHFTDECWDIMTSCWASEPSQRALLGDIQPRLERILQQALTEDQGKANTNTEP, from the exons ATGGCGGGCGGGGGCGCGTGGTCGCGTCGCGTGGCGGCGCGCACGCGCACGCTCCGTGGCCTCGTGCGCGACACACAACGCGCGTTGCACGATGTATGCGACATACTCAACTTTG ACCCAGAAGTCCCAGTGACGGTGCAAGACATCGGCAGCATATGCAACAGGCCCACAGCTATAGTAGTGCTGGGCACCAGTGCTGCAGCGAGAGCCAGGCTTCTGAACTGTTTGCTCGGACGACAGCTGCTGCCCGACCCGGCTCCTAGGGGGTGCAGATGG CTAAAAATCCAGTACGGCAGCAGTACACAGGTGCACTTAACTCTTGGCAACTCCGAGTTTGAGCTGGTAGAGGAGCTGGAGTGCAATAAGAGATCATGGGATACTCTGCCTTTGCGg GACCTTCTACGCCAGGATCATAACGACCTGTCAACCATGTTGGAGGTGGAGCTAAACAATACATTCCTCAAAGATGGTCTCCGTATCATCGTACCACCAGACATCGAAGTCGACTCTGGTGTAACCAGCTACCTAACGTTGAAGCAAACTCATTTAGACTTATACAACAAACGTGAAATGATTCTAAGGAATTTTAACCCTGTGTATTTGTACGCGTTAGACAGAATTGGTAGGAACATTTTTAGTGACAATATTGGTGACAGTATGGTGACGTCGAGGAGTgaagaggatttttggaattCGTTCAGTTTGTATAGTACACCTCGAGTTAGTGAAGTGAATGAAGTTAAAAAGGAAGTGATAGTCGATAAAGTTGTGAAGGAAAGTGATAATGGCGAGCCCGCGGTGTTCGCTGGGGAG AATTGCCTCGACCTTCACCAAATTAAAGAGATCAACCCTCACAGTCAGCTCCTCTTCATTCTCTTCTCTGACAGTACGGACCTCTCGCACAAGGAGGTGGAGAAGACTAACGAAGCTACAGAGTCGGCTGAGGATATGTACAGAGCTGAGGATCTGCCCGAATCTGATCAGGACCTTATGGAGCCTGTTTTGAG TTACATGTTAAACAAACATGTTTACAGACGGACACAAGAATCTCCTATTAATAGTAAGAAATCTACTGCCAATAGAAGACTGAGAGAAGAACAAATAGGTTTTATGAATGAGCTGCTCGATCAATGGGAGTTGATGT GTAGTCCACCCCCGAAACACCACGTTAAAAGTCAATGGATCATAGCAAATGACGTAGAAATCCTACGTACAGTCGACCTCAAACCTTTGGCACCATATCTTAGCACCGCCATACAACATGCGGGCGAAACTTTGGGGAAGGGGAAAGCGGATAGCGCAATACATACGAGATCAGCGTTTCTGAGTACTACCGTTAAATTTGCAGCCGAGTGTTCGCAAAGTAGCCTGTTGGAGTGCAGCACGCAACTCAGTGAG GTTCACGTGAAGCTACTACAGCAGTTCATTCTGGCCTCATTTGATTTAGCTAGAGAGCTGCAGGTTGTGCCCAAGAAAATACAGTATGTTGCCACTCAGGAACAACAATTATTTGAA ACGATTAACAACAAATTCAGCGAGGGCGACAAGAAACAGGAACTGGTTGCTATAATGCAGGAGGTGCTTCAGGAAATGCAGACGGAAGTCAACAATATGGACTGGAGTGTCGATG ACCTGCCGTGCCACCAAGACCGCCGCTTCATGGTCTCCAACTCTATCTTCTACTCCACGCGCTCGTCCCCTCCCCCTCCCCCTGCCCCTCCCGCTCCCCCGGCACCCTCCTCCCGCGAGCCCACATCCGATGGAGAGGAAGCCTTGTCGTATGACAGCTATAACTTTGATGATTACGAGATTATCAATGAAAGAGATGAGAGTTTGAGCATGAGTTATTTGAAG tcAAATTCGGAAGACGCATCAGTAGTGATATCTCAAGCTGGTCGCATTCGAGTAGAAAACGAGGAGacattctctctctctcacgcGGTCAGCTGGGCCAACGCCACAGTTTGCACTAACGCCGGGAACGTGTCTGTTAAGGAGGCCTCTTTGGATGTTCAGCAGACTG TGCTTTCAAAGCTCAGCCGTAAAATCAGTCTAAAACTAGTCAATTTCGTGGATTGTCTTCGAGAAACTTATTTTGGGACCTTGCAGAg GTGTCTAGAATCTCTAGAGCTGTCGTGCAGACAGGAGTTGGGCGGGCGGCCGGCGAGCGAGGCCATGCGGCAGCTGCTGTTCGTGGCGCGGCAGGTGCAGCTGCAGCCCACTGGCTCCTTCTCGTTGCTCAGATCTCTGCTGGACTCCCTGAGGAGATTAATACACAG ACTACGTCTCGCTGGAGAAGAATCAGAAACAGCGTGCTGCGCTCTGAGCCCTGTATGGAGAAGAAGAGTAGCCCTTCACACACTGCACTCTTTGACGCCGACTCGATTGGCCAGGATTATATCTGCGCAG ATACTGGAAAAACTAACGGTAGCCCatgaaaaatatcaatcaGCGCTGATCGCGCTCGAAGCCGCTTTGGAGGGACGGTTACATCACACAGAAGCTGTCAAACTTGCCATCAGAAAGAA ATACGCGCCAGCGTTTGCTCGCTTATGTCTAGAAAGCACCTCAATGTGTGATCTCCTTATGTACGGAACACCAGAACTTGGTAGAGAAATAG GTCGAGGACAATACGGCGTAGTATACTCTGTTCGCGGAGGCTGGGCGGGCCACAGTCCGGTCGCAGTCAAGTCTGTTCTGCCGGCCGATGATAGACATTACCACGAGTTGGCTATGGAGTTCTTTTACACTAG GAGTATCCCGGCGCACCCGCGCATAGTGCGGCTGCTGGGGTCGGTGGTGCAgcgcgcgggcggcggcgcgtgCGCGGGCGTGCTGCTCGTGTGCGCGCGCCGCGAGCGCGACCTGCACGCGGCCGTGCGCGCCGGGctcgcgcgcgcgcgccgcctcCGCGTCGCCACGGATATCGTTGAAG GTATCCGCTACCTGCACTCGCTGGGGCTTGTGCACCGCGACATCAAGATGAAGAACGTACTCCTCGACCACGACGACCGCGCCGCACTATCCGACTTGG GGTTCTGTGCGGCGGAGGCGCTGATCTCGGGGTCGGTGGTGGGCACGCCGGTGCACATGGCGCCGGAGCTGCTGCGCGGGGAGTACGACGCTGCCGTCGACGTCTACGCGTTCGGGGTGCTGTTCTG GTACTTGTGTGCTGGGAACGTCAAATTACCAGACGCTTTTGAAATGTTCGTGAACAAGGAGCAACTCTGGAGTGGAGTGAAGCGAG
- the LOC128680103 gene encoding dual serine/threonine and tyrosine protein kinase-like isoform X2, whose product MAGGGAWSRRVAARTRTLRGLVRDTQRALHDVCDILNFDPEVPVTVQDIGSICNRPTAIVVLGTSAAARARLLNCLLGRQLLPDPAPRGCRWLKIQYGSSTQVHLTLGNSEFELVEELECNKRSWDTLPLRDLLRQDHNDLSTMLEVELNNTFLKDGLRIIVPPDIEVDSGVTSYLTLKQTHLDLYNKREMILRNFNPVYLYALDRIGRNIFSDNIGDSMVTSRSEEDFWNSFSLYSTPRVSEVNEVKKEVIVDKVVKESDNGEPAVFAGENCLDLHQIKEINPHSQLLFILFSDSTDLSHKEVEKTNEATESAEDMYRAEDLPESDQDLMEPVLRRTQESPINSKKSTANRRLREEQIGFMNELLDQWELMCSPPPKHHVKSQWIIANDVEILRTVDLKPLAPYLSTAIQHAGETLGKGKADSAIHTRSAFLSTTVKFAAECSQSSLLECSTQLSEVHVKLLQQFILASFDLARELQVVPKKIQYVATQEQQLFETINNKFSEGDKKQELVAIMQEVLQEMQTEVNNMDWSVDDLPCHQDRRFMVSNSIFYSTRSSPPPPPAPPAPPAPSSREPTSDGEEALSYDSYNFDDYEIINERDESLSMSYLKSNSEDASVVISQAGRIRVENEETFSLSHAVSWANATVCTNAGNVSVKEASLDVQQTVLSKLSRKISLKLVNFVDCLRETYFGTLQRCLESLELSCRQELGGRPASEAMRQLLFVARQVQLQPTGSFSLLRSLLDSLRRLIHRLRLAGEESETACCALSPVWRRRVALHTLHSLTPTRLARIISAQILEKLTVAHEKYQSALIALEAALEGRLHHTEAVKLAIRKKYAPAFARLCLESTSMCDLLMYGTPELGREIGRGQYGVVYSVRGGWAGHSPVAVKSVLPADDRHYHELAMEFFYTRSIPAHPRIVRLLGSVVQRAGGGACAGVLLVCARRERDLHAAVRAGLARARRLRVATDIVEGIRYLHSLGLVHRDIKMKNVLLDHDDRAALSDLGFCAAEALISGSVVGTPVHMAPELLRGEYDAAVDVYAFGVLFWYLCAGNVKLPDAFEMFVNKEQLWSGVKRGVRPERLPHFTDECWDIMTSCWASEPSQRALLGDIQPRLERILQQALTEDQGKANTNTEVREYDSEDSLNMTGIDGDLD is encoded by the exons ATGGCGGGCGGGGGCGCGTGGTCGCGTCGCGTGGCGGCGCGCACGCGCACGCTCCGTGGCCTCGTGCGCGACACACAACGCGCGTTGCACGATGTATGCGACATACTCAACTTTG ACCCAGAAGTCCCAGTGACGGTGCAAGACATCGGCAGCATATGCAACAGGCCCACAGCTATAGTAGTGCTGGGCACCAGTGCTGCAGCGAGAGCCAGGCTTCTGAACTGTTTGCTCGGACGACAGCTGCTGCCCGACCCGGCTCCTAGGGGGTGCAGATGG CTAAAAATCCAGTACGGCAGCAGTACACAGGTGCACTTAACTCTTGGCAACTCCGAGTTTGAGCTGGTAGAGGAGCTGGAGTGCAATAAGAGATCATGGGATACTCTGCCTTTGCGg GACCTTCTACGCCAGGATCATAACGACCTGTCAACCATGTTGGAGGTGGAGCTAAACAATACATTCCTCAAAGATGGTCTCCGTATCATCGTACCACCAGACATCGAAGTCGACTCTGGTGTAACCAGCTACCTAACGTTGAAGCAAACTCATTTAGACTTATACAACAAACGTGAAATGATTCTAAGGAATTTTAACCCTGTGTATTTGTACGCGTTAGACAGAATTGGTAGGAACATTTTTAGTGACAATATTGGTGACAGTATGGTGACGTCGAGGAGTgaagaggatttttggaattCGTTCAGTTTGTATAGTACACCTCGAGTTAGTGAAGTGAATGAAGTTAAAAAGGAAGTGATAGTCGATAAAGTTGTGAAGGAAAGTGATAATGGCGAGCCCGCGGTGTTCGCTGGGGAG AATTGCCTCGACCTTCACCAAATTAAAGAGATCAACCCTCACAGTCAGCTCCTCTTCATTCTCTTCTCTGACAGTACGGACCTCTCGCACAAGGAGGTGGAGAAGACTAACGAAGCTACAGAGTCGGCTGAGGATATGTACAGAGCTGAGGATCTGCCCGAATCTGATCAGGACCTTATGGAGCCTGTTTTGAG ACGGACACAAGAATCTCCTATTAATAGTAAGAAATCTACTGCCAATAGAAGACTGAGAGAAGAACAAATAGGTTTTATGAATGAGCTGCTCGATCAATGGGAGTTGATGT GTAGTCCACCCCCGAAACACCACGTTAAAAGTCAATGGATCATAGCAAATGACGTAGAAATCCTACGTACAGTCGACCTCAAACCTTTGGCACCATATCTTAGCACCGCCATACAACATGCGGGCGAAACTTTGGGGAAGGGGAAAGCGGATAGCGCAATACATACGAGATCAGCGTTTCTGAGTACTACCGTTAAATTTGCAGCCGAGTGTTCGCAAAGTAGCCTGTTGGAGTGCAGCACGCAACTCAGTGAG GTTCACGTGAAGCTACTACAGCAGTTCATTCTGGCCTCATTTGATTTAGCTAGAGAGCTGCAGGTTGTGCCCAAGAAAATACAGTATGTTGCCACTCAGGAACAACAATTATTTGAA ACGATTAACAACAAATTCAGCGAGGGCGACAAGAAACAGGAACTGGTTGCTATAATGCAGGAGGTGCTTCAGGAAATGCAGACGGAAGTCAACAATATGGACTGGAGTGTCGATG ACCTGCCGTGCCACCAAGACCGCCGCTTCATGGTCTCCAACTCTATCTTCTACTCCACGCGCTCGTCCCCTCCCCCTCCCCCTGCCCCTCCCGCTCCCCCGGCACCCTCCTCCCGCGAGCCCACATCCGATGGAGAGGAAGCCTTGTCGTATGACAGCTATAACTTTGATGATTACGAGATTATCAATGAAAGAGATGAGAGTTTGAGCATGAGTTATTTGAAG tcAAATTCGGAAGACGCATCAGTAGTGATATCTCAAGCTGGTCGCATTCGAGTAGAAAACGAGGAGacattctctctctctcacgcGGTCAGCTGGGCCAACGCCACAGTTTGCACTAACGCCGGGAACGTGTCTGTTAAGGAGGCCTCTTTGGATGTTCAGCAGACTG TGCTTTCAAAGCTCAGCCGTAAAATCAGTCTAAAACTAGTCAATTTCGTGGATTGTCTTCGAGAAACTTATTTTGGGACCTTGCAGAg GTGTCTAGAATCTCTAGAGCTGTCGTGCAGACAGGAGTTGGGCGGGCGGCCGGCGAGCGAGGCCATGCGGCAGCTGCTGTTCGTGGCGCGGCAGGTGCAGCTGCAGCCCACTGGCTCCTTCTCGTTGCTCAGATCTCTGCTGGACTCCCTGAGGAGATTAATACACAG ACTACGTCTCGCTGGAGAAGAATCAGAAACAGCGTGCTGCGCTCTGAGCCCTGTATGGAGAAGAAGAGTAGCCCTTCACACACTGCACTCTTTGACGCCGACTCGATTGGCCAGGATTATATCTGCGCAG ATACTGGAAAAACTAACGGTAGCCCatgaaaaatatcaatcaGCGCTGATCGCGCTCGAAGCCGCTTTGGAGGGACGGTTACATCACACAGAAGCTGTCAAACTTGCCATCAGAAAGAA ATACGCGCCAGCGTTTGCTCGCTTATGTCTAGAAAGCACCTCAATGTGTGATCTCCTTATGTACGGAACACCAGAACTTGGTAGAGAAATAG GTCGAGGACAATACGGCGTAGTATACTCTGTTCGCGGAGGCTGGGCGGGCCACAGTCCGGTCGCAGTCAAGTCTGTTCTGCCGGCCGATGATAGACATTACCACGAGTTGGCTATGGAGTTCTTTTACACTAG GAGTATCCCGGCGCACCCGCGCATAGTGCGGCTGCTGGGGTCGGTGGTGCAgcgcgcgggcggcggcgcgtgCGCGGGCGTGCTGCTCGTGTGCGCGCGCCGCGAGCGCGACCTGCACGCGGCCGTGCGCGCCGGGctcgcgcgcgcgcgccgcctcCGCGTCGCCACGGATATCGTTGAAG GTATCCGCTACCTGCACTCGCTGGGGCTTGTGCACCGCGACATCAAGATGAAGAACGTACTCCTCGACCACGACGACCGCGCCGCACTATCCGACTTGG GGTTCTGTGCGGCGGAGGCGCTGATCTCGGGGTCGGTGGTGGGCACGCCGGTGCACATGGCGCCGGAGCTGCTGCGCGGGGAGTACGACGCTGCCGTCGACGTCTACGCGTTCGGGGTGCTGTTCTG GTACTTGTGTGCTGGGAACGTCAAATTACCAGACGCTTTTGAAATGTTCGTGAACAAGGAGCAACTCTGGAGTGGAGTGAAGCGAG